One Sulfolobus sp. S-194 DNA segment encodes these proteins:
- the hjc gene encoding Holliday junction resolvase Hjc gives MNSNKSRGSSVERYIVSRLRDKGFAVVRAPASGSKRKDHVPDIIALKSGVIILIEVKSRKNGQKIYIEKEQAEGIREFAKRSGGELFLGVKLPKMLRFIKFDMLRQTEGGNYVIDLETVEKGMELEDLVRYVESKMSRTLDSFL, from the coding sequence GTGAATTCCAATAAATCACGAGGTTCATCGGTAGAGCGTTATATTGTTTCTAGACTGAGAGATAAAGGATTTGCTGTTGTAAGAGCTCCAGCAAGTGGTTCTAAGAGAAAAGATCACGTACCAGATATTATTGCACTAAAATCTGGAGTTATAATACTAATTGAGGTAAAGAGCAGAAAAAATGGACAGAAAATATATATAGAGAAAGAACAAGCTGAAGGTATTAGAGAGTTTGCTAAAAGAAGTGGTGGTGAACTATTTTTAGGTGTTAAATTACCTAAGATGCTAAGGTTTATAAAATTTGATATGTTAAGGCAAACTGAAGGAGGAAATTATGTAATAGACTTAGAAACGGTAGAAAAAGGAATGGAATTAGAAGATCTAGTACGTTATGTTGAAAGTAAAATGAGCAGAACCTTAGATTCTTTCTTGTGA
- the ilvC gene encoding ketol-acid reductoisomerase, with the protein MAKVYIDKDASLDPIKDKTIAVLGYGSQGRAWALNLKDSGLKVLVGLEREGNSWKVAESDGFKPMHTEDAVKNSDIVIFLVPDMVQRYVYRERVAPYLRDGMDLVFAHGFNIHYKLIEPPKTVDVYMIAPKGPGPIVREYFAKGGGVPALVAVHQNYSGKAFEKALAIAKALGATRAGVIETTFKEETETDLFGEQVDLVGGITQLMRTAFQVLVEAGYQPEIAYYETINEMKMIVDLIYEKGFTGMLKAVSETAKYGGFTAGKYVINEDVKKRMKEVLDRIRNGKFAEEWIEEYNKGAPTLVNGMKEVENSLEEQVGRQIREISLRGKPKS; encoded by the coding sequence GTGGCAAAAGTGTATATTGATAAAGATGCAAGTTTAGATCCTATAAAAGATAAAACAATAGCCGTACTAGGATATGGAAGTCAGGGAAGAGCTTGGGCACTAAACCTTAAAGATTCTGGATTAAAAGTACTCGTGGGATTAGAAAGAGAAGGAAATTCATGGAAAGTAGCAGAAAGTGATGGATTCAAACCAATGCACACGGAAGATGCCGTAAAGAACTCGGATATAGTAATTTTCTTAGTACCAGATATGGTCCAAAGATATGTGTACAGAGAAAGAGTAGCACCTTACTTAAGGGATGGAATGGATCTTGTATTCGCACATGGATTTAATATTCATTATAAGTTGATAGAACCACCTAAAACAGTTGATGTTTATATGATAGCACCTAAAGGACCTGGACCAATAGTAAGAGAATATTTTGCAAAAGGAGGAGGAGTACCAGCTCTAGTAGCAGTACATCAAAACTACTCTGGAAAAGCTTTTGAAAAAGCATTAGCCATTGCGAAAGCATTAGGAGCTACAAGGGCTGGAGTTATTGAAACAACGTTTAAAGAAGAAACTGAGACAGACTTATTTGGCGAACAAGTTGATTTAGTAGGAGGAATTACACAACTAATGAGAACAGCTTTTCAAGTTTTAGTTGAAGCTGGATATCAACCAGAAATAGCTTATTACGAGACTATAAACGAAATGAAAATGATAGTAGATCTAATATATGAAAAAGGATTTACGGGGATGTTAAAGGCTGTATCAGAAACAGCTAAATATGGCGGTTTTACTGCTGGAAAATATGTTATAAATGAGGATGTAAAGAAGAGAATGAAAGAAGTATTAGATAGAATAAGGAATGGAAAATTCGCTGAAGAATGGATTGAAGAATATAACAAAGGAGCACCCACACTTGTTAATGGTATGAAAGAAGTTGAAAACAGCTTGGAGGAACAAGTAGGTAGACAAATTAGAGAGATTTCACTTAGAGGAAAGCCTAAATCTTAA
- a CDS encoding ACT domain-containing protein: protein MTQEKVVRVVGYYRDPGFFERVAGAFRKLLMDINWMQARKVSDDGLYEIYMSIPYSNNFDIAIQNLSKTVDIEKVEILEDAKVVTYIIRNNGTIIEGEPSQAREYDIVVFKPVFTKVTTISWGIVSGKSVY from the coding sequence GTGACCCAAGAAAAAGTAGTTAGAGTAGTTGGATATTATAGAGATCCAGGGTTCTTTGAAAGAGTTGCTGGGGCATTTAGAAAATTATTGATGGATATAAATTGGATGCAAGCTAGAAAAGTCTCTGACGATGGTTTATACGAGATTTATATGAGTATTCCTTACAGCAATAATTTCGATATAGCGATTCAAAATTTAAGTAAAACAGTAGACATAGAGAAAGTAGAGATCCTGGAAGACGCAAAAGTGGTAACATACATTATTAGAAATAATGGTACAATAATTGAAGGAGAACCATCACAAGCTAGAGAATATGATATAGTTGTTTTTAAACCAGTTTTTACAAAAGTAACAACAATCAGTTGGGGGATTGTAAGTGGCAAAAGTGTATATTGA